The following coding sequences lie in one Musa acuminata AAA Group cultivar baxijiao chromosome BXJ3-1, Cavendish_Baxijiao_AAA, whole genome shotgun sequence genomic window:
- the LOC135629069 gene encoding cell division cycle 20.2, cofactor of APC complex-like, whose translation MSSSRSRRVEYDRFIPFRSAMDMDYARFALTGPSRPQRDGSRESPSSVAYQKLLDECILKNRSRILAFKTAPEASASKLPEFDEPIRPQKKQQRRIPKEPERVLVIHGLLDDNVLNLLDWGSNNVLAIGLEDAVYLWDAANESTKLLQPEEDRGPITCIRWSPDCAVLAVAFGNSDLSLIDTATGHVVDGMEDENQAPVLSLAWRSNSILTVGRFDGTVVDYDFRKDDMFICFYNGHRRGVCSLKWSVLSGRYLASGGQDKLVHIWDACMPVSRDHPRQRQWLHRISSHTSIVKAIDWCPTRSNLLASGGGCNDHCVKFWNTVNGACLNSIDAGSEVCALLWDKNKSELLTSHGSPNNQLTLWNYPSMTRVAEVSGHSSRVLSLAGSPLGGVVASAAADETVRFWNIFETPKITKPELPFAQFNVLIR comes from the coding sequence atgtcttcttcgcgttcTAGGCGTGTGGAGTACGACCGCTTCATCCCGTTCCGGTCGGCGATGGACATGGACTACGCACGCTTTGCCCTAACCGGGCCTTCGAGACCGCAGCGTGATGGTTCGAGGGAATCCCCATCGAGCGTGGCGTACCAAAAGCTTCTTGACGAGTGCATTTTGAAGAACAGGTCTCGTATCCTCGCTTTCAAGACTGCACCTGAAGCGTCGGCCAGCAAGCTGCCCGAGTTTGACGAGCCCATTCGGCCGCAGAAGAAGCAGCAGAGGCGAATCCCTAAAGAACCAGAGAGGGTTTTGGTAATCCACGGCTtgttggatgataatgttttgaatctcctcgactggggaagcaataatgtgttggcGATTGGCCTTGAGGACGCAGTGTATCTCTGGGACGCTGCAAACGAGTCGACTAAGCTTCTACAACCCGAAGAAGACAGAGGACCTATCACTTGCATCCGCTGGTCGCCAGACTGTGCAGTTCTTGCTGTCGCATTTGGCAATTCAGATTTATCCCTGATCGATACAGCAACAGGACATGTCGTGGATGGGATGGAAGATGAGAACCAGGCCCCTGTGTTGTCACTTGCGTGGAGAAGTAATTCAATCTTGACAGTCGGAAGATTTGATGGCACTGTTGTTGATTATGACTTTAGAAAGGATGACATGTTCATCTGTTTCTATAATGGGCATCGGCGTGGagtttgtagtcttaaatggtccGTGTTATCAGGGCGGTATTTGGCGAGTGGAGGGCAGGACAAACTAGTGCACATATGGGATGCCTGCATGCCTGTCTCACGTGACCATCCACGTCAACGTCAATGGCTTCACAGGATCAGCAGCCACACTTCCATTGTGAAGGCCATTGACTGGTGCCCAACTCGGAGCAACCTGTTGGCTTCTGGTGGAGGTTGCAATGATCATTGCGTTAAGTTTTGGAACACCGTTAATGGTGCTTGCTTGAACTCGATTGATGCTGGCTCTGAAGTTTGTGCTTTGCTATGGGACAAAAACAAATCTGAATTACTGACCTCTCATGGTTCGCCGAACAATCAACTCACCTTGTGGAATTACCCATCCATGACGAGAGTGGCTGAGGTTTCCGGTCATTCATCCCGGGTTCTTTCCTTGGCTGGGAGTCCACTGGGaggtgtagtagcttctgcagCAGCAGATGAGACAGTCAGGTTTTGGAATATCTTTGAGACTCCCAAAATAACAAAACCTGAACTGCCCTTTGCCCAATTTAATGTTCTCATAAGATGA